From Paraburkholderia sprentiae WSM5005:
TGTCATAACGAATAGCTAATACATCGACGGACAAACTTTAACTATCAGCATTCGTCGCTCCGCCTTATGCTCGAACCGGGACCGGCCGCGAAGCACTGCAATGCGGCATTGGGCAGACGGCTTTTTCATCGTCACGGAGCGACATCATGAAGATCTGCATCTTCGGAGCGGGAGCGATTGGCGGTTTAATGGGCGTGCAATTGGCACGCGCCGGCGCGGACGTTAGTTTCATTGCGCGCGGTCCGCATCTCGCGGCCATGCGTGAACGCGGCGCGCGCCTCATCATGGATGGCGAAACCTTCAGCGCGCCGGTGCGCTGCACGTCCGATCCGCGCGAACTCGGCGTCCAGGACTTCGTGATCGTCACGCTCAAGGCGCATTCGCTGCCTGGCGTGGTCGATGCGATGCAACCGCTGCTCGGCCAACACACGGCCATCGTTACCGGCGTCAACGGCATTCCGTATTGGTACTTCTATCAACACGGTGGACGCTTTGCCGGCACTCGCCTCGCCAGCGTCGACCCCGATGGTTCGCAATGGACGAAGCTCGGACCCGAGCGCGCGATCGGCTGCGTACTCTATCCGGCGGCCGAAATCGTCGAACCGGGGGTGATCAAACATGTGTACGGCAAAAAGTTTCCCATTGGCGAACCGAGTGGCGAGCGTACTTCGCGCATCGAGCAATTGCACGAGATCATGCAGGCGGCCGGATTCGAAGCGCCAATCCGCGACAACATCCGTGACGAAATCTGGCTCAAGCTATGGGGTAATCTGTGCTTCAACCCGATTAGCGCTTTGACGCACGCAACGCTCGATGTACTCACGAGCGACCCTGGCACCCGGGCGGTTTCCCGCACGATGATGCTCGAAGCGAAGCGCATTGCGGATCAATTCGGTGTGCACTTTCGTGTCGACGTGGAAAAGCGTATTGATGGCGCGGGCGCGGTCGGTGCACACAAGACATCGACGCTCGTCGATCTCGAGAACCGTCGGCCGATGGAAATCGATCCTCTGTTGACCGTCGTCCAGGAAATGGGCCGACTCGTGGCGGAACCGACGCCGACCATCGACGTCGTCCTCGCACTGATCAAGCTGCGCGAGAAGATGGCCTTACAGGGCAATTGAGCGGGTATGCGATCTTCTTCTTTTCGTCTTCAGCACGACCCACAGGATCGGATGCGATGCACCCGATCCTTTTTTGCTTCAGACGTTATTGATCGATCGCCACCCACACCGCCTTCGGTTCCGTAAAGTTTTCGATCGCGACGTCGCCATGCTCGCGACCAAAGCCTGAATCGCCAGCACCGCCCCACGGCAAACGCACGTCCGTATAGCCGTAGGTGTTGACCCACACCGTGCCCGCCCTCAGGTCACGCGCCACGCGATGCACGCGGCTCAGGTCCGCGCTCCACACGCCGGCCGCGAGACTATACGATGTGCCATTGGCGATTCGGATCGCGTCCGCTTCGTCATTGAAACGGATCACGCTCGCCACGGGCCCGAAGATTTCTTCCTGCGAAATGCGCATCTCGTGTTCGACATTCGCGAACACGGTCGGCTCGACGAAGAAGCCGCGATCGCCGACGCGCGCGCCGCCGGTCACGAGCGACGCGCCTTCCGAACGCCCTGTCTCGACATAGCCCAATACGGTCTTCATCTGCGCGGCGGAGATCAGCGGCCCCATCGACGTTTCACGCAGCGATGGATCGCCCACCTTGATCGACTTCGCGCGCTTGGTCAAACGCTCGACCACTTCGTCATACACGTCGCGATGCGCGAGTATCCGCGATCCGGCAGAACACACTTGCCCCGTGTTGAAGAACACGCCGGAGGCCGCGGCTCGCACCGCATTGTCGAGATTCGCGTCGGCAAAGATCAGGTTGGCTGACTTGCCGCCGAGCTCCAGCGTCACACGTTTGAAGTTGCCCGCCGCGCCCTGCAGGATGCCTCGCCCGACCGCAGGCGAGCCGGTGAATGTGACCTTGTCGATGCCGGGATGCGAGACCAGCGCGTCGCCCACCACGCTGCCCTTGCCGGTGACGATATTGAGCACGCCCGGCGGCACGCCCGCTTCGAGCGCCAGCTCGCCGATGCGCAGCGCAGTGAGCGGCGTGATCTCGGCTGGCTTGACGATGAGCGTGCAGCCGCATGCGAGCGCGGGCGCGATCTTCCACATGCCGATCATCAGCGGAAAATTCCAGGGCACGATTGCGGCGACCACGCCGACGGGTTCGCGCAGCGTATAGGTCAATGCATCGGGACGTGTAGGCACCACCTGACCGTTGATCTTGTCGCACCATCCTGCGTAGTATTCGACCGTATCGATCGCGGCGGGCACGTCCTGACGCATTACCGCGGCAATCGGCTTGCCGCCGTCGAGACTTTCGAGCGCGGCGAGTTCTTCCAAGTTGTCGCGCATCAGGCCCGCGAGCCGCTGGAGGATGCGGCCGCGTTCGGCGGCCCGAATCGAATTCCATACCTTCAATGCGCCGCGCGCGGCGCGCACCGCGGCATCGACGTCGGCGGCGCTGCCTTGCGCGACCCGTGCAATCGGCTCCTCGGTCGCGGGATTGATATCGACGGAATATTCCCCGGTGCCTGGCGGCACCCGCTTGCCGTCGATCAGCAGGTCATGTTGCCTGAGGTCGGTCTGGATTTCCATTATGAAGCTCCTTGAGTAGGACGTTAGGTGGCTGACGCTCGGCGCATCGATCGAATGCCGCGCGTTACGCAAGCGTTTCGGCCGGCGCTCCATCTACGCTTCCGGCAACGGGCCTGGCTGCGCGCAGATCAGTCGTCGACGCGACGAACTGCGCCCACGCAGCCGCCGCATTGGGACGAAGCGAGCGATTCCGGCGGTGCACGAGGACGGTCGTCAACGTCGTTTCGGGCACCAGTGGACGACTCACCAGTGAAGCGCCCGGCGAAGGCCAATGCGGATCGACAGGCAATACGCCGACACCAAGACCCAATTCGACCATGCGCGCTACCGCCGCGACATGTCCGAGTTCCTGCAATGGCCGGCGTGTCAATTCGTTCGCGGCGAGTACCGGTCCGAGCGCGGCGCGCACGCCCGTATCCGCATTCAGCGTGATCAGCGGACATTCGCGCAACCCGCGCCAGCCGATGCTGTCGTGCCGCGCCAGCGGATGCGTGGCGGGAAGCACCGCGTGCAGTGGCGTAGTGAAAAGTACTTGAGCATGTAATAGAGGACTATCCATGGATTCGGTCACGCAGACCGCGCCGAAATCCACTTCGCCCTGCTCGACGCTAGCCAGCACGCTGCTTTGAGGCTGATCCCTGACCGACACGATCAGCTCGGGAAAGATCGACGCACACTGCGCCAAAGCCCGCGGCACCCAGCTCGATGACAACACCGGACTACTCGCGAATACGACGACGCCCGTGTGTCCGTCATAAGCAGCGCGCTCCTCCACCAGCGTCAATTCGATTTCATCGAGCAACCGGCCAATTCTTCTCTCGAGGCTCGCGCCCGCATTCGTCAGCTCGACCTGGCGTGTCGTGCGATCGAACAGTTTCAGTTCAACCGCATCCTCCAGTTCGCGCACGCAACGGCTCACGGCCGACTGCGTCAGATCGAACTCGCGCGCCGCGCGCGTGAAACTCCGCTCGCGCGCGACTGCGACGAATACCTTGAGCTGCTGCAGCGAAACATTCATGAGGTCGGTTCCGGGTGCGCGACGCTCACCTTATTCGCCGGTCTGCTCGGGCCAGTGACTCATTCGCGACGCGTTGCCATTGCCGTGTCCCGCGACGGCCAGCGCGCCCTGAGGAGGTTGATTGTGCGATTCGATCCAACGCCTGCGCATCGGCTCGAGTATGAACTTCGCGCAAACGCCGGCTGTGATCGTGATGACGGCCGAGACGATGAAGACGAGGTTCCAGCCGCCCGTCGCCGCGAGTACCGACGCGATCGGCACCAGCAACGATGCCGTGCCCTTCGCCGTGTACAACGTGCCCGCATTGGCGGCCGCGTACTTGCTGCCGAACGTATCGGCACAAGTCGCCGGGAAGATCGAGAAGATCTCGCCCCAGAACAGGAAGATCAGCGCGGCAAAGACCATGAACGCATACGGATTGGTGCCGAACTGCATCATGCCGAGCAACGCGAGCCCCTCGCCGATGAAGATCACGAACATCGTGTTTTCACGGCCGATCTTGTCGGAAATGAAGCCGGACAACGGACGCGTCAAGCCGTTGAAGATATTGTCGATCGACAGCGTGAGAGTCAGCAGCGGCAACGTCGCGCCGAAGACCGACATCGGAATGCGCGCTATGCCCCAGTCTTTCGCGATCGGTCCGATCTGCGCGGTCGCCATCAAACCGCCCGCCGCGACCGCGACGAACGACGCATAGATCACCCAGAACACCGGCGTTTTGATCATCTGGCGCGAGGTGAAATCGACTTTCGAGACCGCGAAGCGGCTCTTGCGTGCCCCTTGCTGACGCAGGATCGGCCGGGTCAGGAGCATTGCGAGCAGCAGAATGCTGACGCCTTGCACGATGCCGAAGAACAGGAACGTGTCTTCATAGCCGCGGCGCGTAATCATGTTCGCAATCGGAATCACCGTCAGCGCCGCGCCTGCGCCAAAGCCCGCCGCCGTCAAACCCGCCGCGAGACCGCGCCGGTCGGGAAACCATTTGAGCGCATTGCCGACGCATGTTCCGTACACACCGCCCGCGCCTATCCCGCCAATCACCGCGGCGAAATACAACATGCCAAGTGTCGTCGCATGCGAATTGAGAATCCACGACAAACCCGCGCATACGGCGCCGGCTGCCACCACCGGGCGGGGCCCGAATCGATCGACGAGCCAACCCTCGAACGGCACGAGCCACGTCTCCGTCAGAATGAAGATCGAAAACGCGAGCTGGATCGACGCCTCGCTCCAGTGATGCCGCGCATGCATGGGAGCCACGAATAACGTCCACGCATATTGCAGATTCGCCACCAGCGCCATGCACACCATGCCGATGACGAGTTGCCACCATCGGTTACGCCAGGAATTGCGGGTCGTCGATTGCTGGGTGATATCGTCCATGAGCCTTGTCTCCACTATATATTTAGTGCAGCCGGCTACGCGCCGCGCTGGATGCGTCCCGCCTTATCGTTATGACCCGAAAGCTCGCTATTCGGGGAAGATATGACTTGATGCTTTTGGTGCTTTTCCGCGAGCGCCCGAATTCCTCTTCGATCAAGTTTTTGCTTTTTTCGGACCAGAACGACGTTTCACGCGGTAAGCATTGCAGCTTATTCCCAGCTTTTGAATCCGCCAACCCCATATCTATGCGTTAACCCTCGCATTACAGTAGCGGCAATTCGGCTTCTTATACGTTTCATGCTAGGGTCATTGCTGAATTACGCATAATTAAAGTTTGTTATTATGTCGATTCACAGTTCCTTATACATTGACCATGACGATGCGCAACGCAACGCTGCGGCAGCTGAAGGTCTTTGAAACGGTGGCACGCCACCTGAGTTTTTCGCGCGCTGCCGAGGAATTGCATCTGACTCAGCCGGCCGTCTCCACCCAGGTTCGGCAACTCGAGGAACATGCGGGGCTGCCTCTGTTCGAGCAACTCGGCAAAAAGATCTATCTGACGCCGGCCGGCACCGAAATGCTCCATTACAGCCGCGCGATCATGCAGCAGTTCCATGAAGTCGACGAAGCGATGAGTCAGTTGAAGGGCGTCTCCGGCGGAAAGCTGAATGTCGCTGTCATCAGCGCCGGCGACTATTTTTTCCCGCGGCTTCTCGCCGAATTCACGCGTCGCTATTCCGGTGTGGATCTGAATCTCGCGGTGCACAACCGCGAAGAATTGCTGCATCAACTGGCGACCAATCAGACCGACCTGGCTGTGATGGTGCGTCCTCCGCACGAGACCGACGCGACCAATGAACCGTTCGCGCCGCATCCCTACGTGATCGTCGCGGCGCCCACCCACCCGCTTGCTCACAAGCGCAATATCCGCTTCAGTCAACTCGCGAACGAAGCGTTCATCGTGCGCGAACGCGGCTCCGATACCTGGAATTCGATGGAAGAAGGTTTCGCCGGCCGCCTGTCCAATCTGAAGATTGCCATGGAGATCAAGAGCACCGAGACGATCAAGCAGGCGGTCATTGCCGGAATGGGCATCGCGTTTCTGTCCGCCCATACGATCAGCCTCGAGTTGCAACTGGGGCATCTGGTCGTGCTCGACGTCGAGAGCTTCCCGGTCATGCTCAATTGGTACGTCGTGCATAGGAAGAATAAACGTCTGCCGCCGGTTGCCGTCGCCTTCAAACGCTTCCTGATGGAAGAAGGCGCCGCTCTGATCGAAAAGATCACGCGCGTGAAGGAATTGACCGTGCATAAGCCGTAAGCTATGGAAAGCCAATAAAACTTTAACTATTGCAAATCGATCGCGACTTCTATGCTGCAAGCGAGTTCTTTCACTTGCGAGCCGAGGAGGCCGATCATGAACCACGCTCCGGTTGAATCCCGCATCACCACACGCAACGCTCGCACAGCCGCGGCGGACCACGAAGACCATCCCGACGATGCGCATCTGAGCGCCTACAATGCTGCCTTCAGTGACCTTGGGCTGAGGTTTCGGTGGGATCGCGCCACATTCGACATGCTCAAAGAGTTCAACGGCGAGTTGGCGCGAATCACCGCTTATATCGAGCGCTATCACAGTCACCTGCATCGCGCGTACGATGCCGACTTTCTCGCGCAACTGATTCTGCACAGGAAGACGCAGTACTATAGCGAATTCGCGCCGGCAGTCGGTGAATAAAAGCACTGCCGAAGACTCGGGCGGCGGGATCATCGTCCCGCCGTCTTCGCTACTGGCAATTCGCTCCGTCAGCGTCGCATGCATCATCATTGATCAGCGCGCGTAGTGAAATGAGCAGGCCGCTTGTGCGTACATTTGCGGGCACAGTCGCGCTGCCGGCCATTGCCGCGTCTACCGTCCCGCCCTCCTCTTCGATCTGCGTAGGTGCTCACACCCATCGTCGACGGCACGACCTCGCGAAGCGCCCACCTCTGCTCGTCGCCGCCATGCCACTCGATGTTCGCGAGCAGGCCCGGCTTGCCGATCGTCACGCCATCGCTGCGCGCGGCGAAGGAATGCGTGCGCAGTGCGCACCCGTCGCGTCCCGCCCTGTGAGGGGGATCGACCGAGTACTCCCGGCTCAGCATCAGATGCGCGCCCATTGCCATCGCCAGCGCGCCCGCTGCGAGCAAGGCCGCGAGTCCATCCGGCTGCGCGTGTTCGGTGATGAAGCCGTAGCCGAGCCATCCGCACAACAGCAGCGAAAACAGATTGACGACGTGATGTCCCGGCCGTGCGACTGCATCGAGTTGCAACACGCCGTGCAACCTGCAGAGCGTAATCGCGGAGGTTGCGAAGATCAGCGCGCCAATCGATACGGCGGCAAATAGTTCGATGCGCTCGGTGTTCTCACACGCCGCTGCCGACAGATAGCGCGTGAAACCTGTCGACATGACCGCCAAACCCATGCCGCCGCCCAGCAATGCAACCATCCGGGGCCTGCTGCGCGTCAGCACCGCGACCAACGCAATGCTGACGGCCACGGCGAGCAGCAACGACAGATCCATCCACACGGCACTCCCACAGGCTTGCGGCATGCGTGATCCTCCGTGATGCGAACGGCACCAGCGCACGGCTGCGCGGCCCGTTCTTCGTCAAACGACCTTCGCGGTATCGCCCAATCGCTGTGGCTCGTCACGCTTCGCCGCGCTCAAGGTATTGGTCAGCGTGCCGATCCCATCGATGGTGATCGACACCGTTGCACCGTCCCTGATGGACCCCACGCCCACCGAGGTGCCACACGCGATCACGTCGCCGGGTTCGAGCGTCAGATCCTGCGAGATCAGACTCACCTGCTCGGCCGGCGAAAAGACCATATCGGCAAGCGGATAGTTCTGACGCTCGACGCCATCGAGCGTCGTCAACAAGCGCGCCGCCCGCCAGTCGAAACCGGAGACGATGGCCGGACCCACACAGCAGAACGTATCGAAACCCTTCGCGCGACACCACTGCGGAAAATGCGGATTCTCGTTGAGCAAATCAGCGGCGGTGACGTCGTTGACGAGCGTGTAGCCGAAGATCGCCGCCTCCGCTTGCTGCATATCCACATCGCGACAACGCTTGCCGATCACGATGCCGAGCTCGCCTTCGTAGACGATTTTTCCCGCGTAGTGACGCGGCCGGCGGATCGGCTCGCCCGCGCCGATCACCGACGCCGCCGGTTTCAGCAGAAACAGCGGATGCGTCGGCACGGGTTTGTCGAGCTTCGCCGCGAGCGCGTGATAGTTGTTCCACAGCGCGACGATCTTGCCGGGCGCGCACGGCGCCAGTGGCGTCAATGCACGCAGTGACAGTACCGCGCCGGTCGCCACCGGCTGCGCGAGACTTTCGTACTCGTGCAGATAGGCGCCTTCGACACGACCGAACACGATGCCGCCATCGCCCGACATGAACCGCATCCACGTCTGCATGCCTCGCTCCTAGATCGCGCCAGCCGTGCGCAGCGCCGTGATCTGCTCGGTCGAATAACCGAGCTCCGCCATGACTTCATCGGTATGTTCGCCAAGCAGCGGCGAGCGCTTGACGTCGGTCGGGCTGTCGGACAGCTTGATAGGATTGCCCACGCTCAGATACTTGCCGCGCTTCGGATGATCGACTTCGACGATCGTGCCGGTCTTGCGCAGCGACGGCTCCTCGGCAATTTCCTTCATCGACAGGATCGGGCCGCAGGGAATGTCGTGTTTGTTCAGGATCTGCATCGCCTCGAACTTGGTCTTCGTCATCGTCCAGCGTTCGATCTCGGCGAAGATTTCCTTCAATCGCGGCAGACGCGCAGGGGCCGTCGCATAGGCGGGGTCCGTGGCCCACTCCTCCTTGCCGATCACGTTACAGATCTTCGCCCACACGGGCGCCTGCGTGATGAAGTAGATGTAGGCGTTAGGGTCGGTCTCCCACCCCTTGCACTTCAGAATCCAGCCAGGCTGCCCACCGCCCGACGCATTGCCCGCGCGCGGCACCGCCTCGCCGAACGTGCCGTTCGGGTATTGCGGATACTCTTTCATCACGCCGGTGCGGTCGAGCCGCTGCTGATCGCGTAGTTTGACGCGGCACAGATTGAGCACGCCGTCCTGCATGGCCGCGAGCACGCGCTGGCCGCGTCCGGTGTGCGTGCGTTGATAAAGCGCGGTGACGATACCCAGCGCGAGATGCAGACCCGTGCCGCTATCGCCGATCTGCGCGCCGGTCACGACCGGCGGCCCGTCGTCGAAGCCGGTGGTCGACGCCGCGCCGCCCGCGCATTGCGCGACGTTTTCATACACTTTGCAGTCCTCGTAAGGACCGGGGCCGAAACCCTTCACCGACGCGACGATCATGCGCGGGTTCAATTCCTGAATCCGCTCCCAGCTGAAGCCCATCCTGTCGAGCGCGCCCGGTGCGAAGTTTTCGACCAGTACATCGCATTTCCGGATCAACGCTTCGAGCACCTGCTTGCCTTCCGGGTGCTTGGTATCGATCGTGATCGAGCGCTTGTTGTGATTGAGCATCGTGAAGTACAGGCTATCCACGTCGGGGATATCGCGCAGCTGCTCGCGCGTGATGTCGCCCGCGCCTGCCCGTTCCACCTTGATCACGTCCGCGCCGAACCATGCGAGCAATTGCGTGCAGGTCGGCCCCGATTGCACATGCGTGAAATCGAGGATGCGCACACCGTCGAGTGCCTTGGCCATGTCGTATCTCCTGAACGATGAGGGTTATTTGTACATGGTCTGGTTCTTCGTGCCCGGTGCGTATTCGCGCGGGTCGACCCAGATGTTGACTACCGCCGAGCGGCCGGTGCGATGAATCGCTTCGCGCGCACGCTGTAGCGCGCTCGCGATCTGCGCGGGATCGCGCACTTCCTCGCCATAGCCGCCGAGCATTTCGGCGAATTTGCTGAACGGCACGTCGCCGAGCAGATTGCCGACGTTGCCGCGTTCTTCGCCGTACTTGGCAAGCTGGCCGTAGCGGATCTGATTCATCGCCGAGTTGTTGCCGATGACCGCGAGATACGGTGCGCCGAAGCGGTTCGCGGTTTCCATGTCGAACGCTGTCATACCGAACGAGCCGTCGCCGTAATAGCAGAGCACTTCCTTGTGCGGATGCGCGAGCTTCGCGGCGAGCGCGAAGCCGGTACCGACGCCGAGCGAGCCGAGCGCGCCCGGGTCCATCCACTGCCCCGGGCGGCGCGGCCGCACCGCTTGCGCGGAGATCGTTACGACGTCGCCGCCGTCGCCGATATAGACGGTGTCGTCGGACAGGAACTCGTTGAGTTCGTACGCGACGCGATACGGATGAATCGGCGTGCTGTTCGAGCGGAATAGCGGCATCAGTTTTTCGGTCGCGCTCGCCTCGGCGTCGCGCAACTGCGCCATCCATTTGCGGCGCGCCTGGCGCTTGTCGTCCTTGAGTCGACCGCTCGCGGCTTGCAGCACCGCGGCGAGAATCGCGCCCGGATCGCCGACGAGGCCCAGATCGATATCGCGATTCTTGCCGACCGTCCGATAGTCCATATCGATCTGGACGAGCGTCAATTCCTTGCTGATACGTCGACCGTAGCCCATGCGGAAATCGAACGGCGTGCCGACCACGATCAGCACGTCGGCATTCGCAAACGCCTGCGAACGCGTGCGATCGAAGTGATGCGGATCGCCGGGCGGCAGCAGCCCGCGGCTCGCGCCGTTGAAATAGCCGGGAATCTCGACGCCGCGCAGCAGCGCGATCGCTTCCTCGTGACCGCGCGCGGTCCACACCTGCTGACCGTACAGGATCGCAGGCCGTTCGGCATCGACCAGCAGGTCCGCGAGTTTCTCGATGTCGCGCGGATCGCCGATCGATTTCGTCGACGCGCGATAGCGGCCCGGCTGCGGCACGATCGCGCGCGCCGCGTCGACTTCGCGGTCGAGCACGTCGCGCGGAATTTCCAGGTAGGCGGGACCGGGTGCGCCGTTGAAGCACTCGCGCGCAGCCATCGAGATCATGTCCGCGACGCGCTCGGTGCTCGACACGCTCGCGGCGAACTTCGTGATCGGCGCCATGATGTCGACGTGCGGCAGGTCCTGCAGCGAGCCCATTTTGTGTTGCGTGAGCGCGCCCTGCCCGCCGATGTGCAGGATCGGGCTTTCCGAGCGGAACGCGGTGGCGATGCCGGTCACCGCGTTCGTGCACCCGGGACCGGCGGTCGTCACCACGCAGCCGAGCTTGCCGGTCTGGCGCGCGTAGCCGTCGGCCGCATGCGCGGCGACCTGCTCGTGACGCACGTCGATGATGCGGATGCCTTCGTCGACGCAACCGTCGTAGATATCGATGATGTGGCCGCCGCACAGCGTGAAGATCGTGTCGACGCCCTCGTGTTTCAGCGCCTTCGCGACCAGGTGGCCACCCGACACGACGCCCGCGTCGCGGGCCTTTTGCTTCAGCGTGTCGTCGGCAGTGGTGGTGGCCGTGGCCGGACTCAGGGTTGAAACAACTGCGGACATGGTCGTCTCCTCGTCAGTC
This genomic window contains:
- a CDS encoding aldehyde dehydrogenase family protein, coding for MEIQTDLRQHDLLIDGKRVPPGTGEYSVDINPATEEPIARVAQGSAADVDAAVRAARGALKVWNSIRAAERGRILQRLAGLMRDNLEELAALESLDGGKPIAAVMRQDVPAAIDTVEYYAGWCDKINGQVVPTRPDALTYTLREPVGVVAAIVPWNFPLMIGMWKIAPALACGCTLIVKPAEITPLTALRIGELALEAGVPPGVLNIVTGKGSVVGDALVSHPGIDKVTFTGSPAVGRGILQGAAGNFKRVTLELGGKSANLIFADANLDNAVRAAASGVFFNTGQVCSAGSRILAHRDVYDEVVERLTKRAKSIKVGDPSLRETSMGPLISAAQMKTVLGYVETGRSEGASLVTGGARVGDRGFFVEPTVFANVEHEMRISQEEIFGPVASVIRFNDEADAIRIANGTSYSLAAGVWSADLSRVHRVARDLRAGTVWVNTYGYTDVRLPWGGAGDSGFGREHGDVAIENFTEPKAVWVAIDQ
- the oxlT gene encoding oxalate/formate MFS antiporter; translation: MDDITQQSTTRNSWRNRWWQLVIGMVCMALVANLQYAWTLFVAPMHARHHWSEASIQLAFSIFILTETWLVPFEGWLVDRFGPRPVVAAGAVCAGLSWILNSHATTLGMLYFAAVIGGIGAGGVYGTCVGNALKWFPDRRGLAAGLTAAGFGAGAALTVIPIANMITRRGYEDTFLFFGIVQGVSILLLAMLLTRPILRQQGARKSRFAVSKVDFTSRQMIKTPVFWVIYASFVAVAAGGLMATAQIGPIAKDWGIARIPMSVFGATLPLLTLTLSIDNIFNGLTRPLSGFISDKIGRENTMFVIFIGEGLALLGMMQFGTNPYAFMVFAALIFLFWGEIFSIFPATCADTFGSKYAAANAGTLYTAKGTASLLVPIASVLAATGGWNLVFIVSAVITITAGVCAKFILEPMRRRWIESHNQPPQGALAVAGHGNGNASRMSHWPEQTGE
- a CDS encoding HAD family hydrolase — translated: MNHAPVESRITTRNARTAAADHEDHPDDAHLSAYNAAFSDLGLRFRWDRATFDMLKEFNGELARITAYIERYHSHLHRAYDADFLAQLILHRKTQYYSEFAPAVGE
- a CDS encoding thiamine pyrophosphate-binding protein, whose product is MSAVVSTLSPATATTTADDTLKQKARDAGVVSGGHLVAKALKHEGVDTIFTLCGGHIIDIYDGCVDEGIRIIDVRHEQVAAHAADGYARQTGKLGCVVTTAGPGCTNAVTGIATAFRSESPILHIGGQGALTQHKMGSLQDLPHVDIMAPITKFAASVSSTERVADMISMAARECFNGAPGPAYLEIPRDVLDREVDAARAIVPQPGRYRASTKSIGDPRDIEKLADLLVDAERPAILYGQQVWTARGHEEAIALLRGVEIPGYFNGASRGLLPPGDPHHFDRTRSQAFANADVLIVVGTPFDFRMGYGRRISKELTLVQIDMDYRTVGKNRDIDLGLVGDPGAILAAVLQAASGRLKDDKRQARRKWMAQLRDAEASATEKLMPLFRSNSTPIHPYRVAYELNEFLSDDTVYIGDGGDVVTISAQAVRPRRPGQWMDPGALGSLGVGTGFALAAKLAHPHKEVLCYYGDGSFGMTAFDMETANRFGAPYLAVIGNNSAMNQIRYGQLAKYGEERGNVGNLLGDVPFSKFAEMLGGYGEEVRDPAQIASALQRAREAIHRTGRSAVVNIWVDPREYAPGTKNQTMYK
- a CDS encoding LysR family transcriptional regulator, with protein sequence MNVSLQQLKVFVAVARERSFTRAAREFDLTQSAVSRCVRELEDAVELKLFDRTTRQVELTNAGASLERRIGRLLDEIELTLVEERAAYDGHTGVVVFASSPVLSSSWVPRALAQCASIFPELIVSVRDQPQSSVLASVEQGEVDFGAVCVTESMDSPLLHAQVLFTTPLHAVLPATHPLARHDSIGWRGLRECPLITLNADTGVRAALGPVLAANELTRRPLQELGHVAAVARMVELGLGVGVLPVDPHWPSPGASLVSRPLVPETTLTTVLVHRRNRSLRPNAAAAWAQFVASTTDLRAARPVAGSVDGAPAETLA
- a CDS encoding 2-dehydropantoate 2-reductase — translated: MKICIFGAGAIGGLMGVQLARAGADVSFIARGPHLAAMRERGARLIMDGETFSAPVRCTSDPRELGVQDFVIVTLKAHSLPGVVDAMQPLLGQHTAIVTGVNGIPYWYFYQHGGRFAGTRLASVDPDGSQWTKLGPERAIGCVLYPAAEIVEPGVIKHVYGKKFPIGEPSGERTSRIEQLHEIMQAAGFEAPIRDNIRDEIWLKLWGNLCFNPISALTHATLDVLTSDPGTRAVSRTMMLEAKRIADQFGVHFRVDVEKRIDGAGAVGAHKTSTLVDLENRRPMEIDPLLTVVQEMGRLVAEPTPTIDVVLALIKLREKMALQGN
- a CDS encoding LysR family transcriptional regulator, which encodes MTMRNATLRQLKVFETVARHLSFSRAAEELHLTQPAVSTQVRQLEEHAGLPLFEQLGKKIYLTPAGTEMLHYSRAIMQQFHEVDEAMSQLKGVSGGKLNVAVISAGDYFFPRLLAEFTRRYSGVDLNLAVHNREELLHQLATNQTDLAVMVRPPHETDATNEPFAPHPYVIVAAPTHPLAHKRNIRFSQLANEAFIVRERGSDTWNSMEEGFAGRLSNLKIAMEIKSTETIKQAVIAGMGIAFLSAHTISLELQLGHLVVLDVESFPVMLNWYVVHRKNKRLPPVAVAFKRFLMEEGAALIEKITRVKELTVHKP
- the frc gene encoding formyl-CoA transferase, with protein sequence MAKALDGVRILDFTHVQSGPTCTQLLAWFGADVIKVERAGAGDITREQLRDIPDVDSLYFTMLNHNKRSITIDTKHPEGKQVLEALIRKCDVLVENFAPGALDRMGFSWERIQELNPRMIVASVKGFGPGPYEDCKVYENVAQCAGGAASTTGFDDGPPVVTGAQIGDSGTGLHLALGIVTALYQRTHTGRGQRVLAAMQDGVLNLCRVKLRDQQRLDRTGVMKEYPQYPNGTFGEAVPRAGNASGGGQPGWILKCKGWETDPNAYIYFITQAPVWAKICNVIGKEEWATDPAYATAPARLPRLKEIFAEIERWTMTKTKFEAMQILNKHDIPCGPILSMKEIAEEPSLRKTGTIVEVDHPKRGKYLSVGNPIKLSDSPTDVKRSPLLGEHTDEVMAELGYSTEQITALRTAGAI
- a CDS encoding NAD(P)(+) transhydrogenase (Re/Si-specific) subunit beta encodes the protein MPQACGSAVWMDLSLLLAVAVSIALVAVLTRSRPRMVALLGGGMGLAVMSTGFTRYLSAAACENTERIELFAAVSIGALIFATSAITLCRLHGVLQLDAVARPGHHVVNLFSLLLCGWLGYGFITEHAQPDGLAALLAAGALAMAMGAHLMLSREYSVDPPHRAGRDGCALRTHSFAARSDGVTIGKPGLLANIEWHGGDEQRWALREVVPSTMGVSTYADRRGGRDGRRGNGRQRDCARKCTHKRPAHFTTRADQ
- a CDS encoding fumarylacetoacetate hydrolase family protein gives rise to the protein MQTWMRFMSGDGGIVFGRVEGAYLHEYESLAQPVATGAVLSLRALTPLAPCAPGKIVALWNNYHALAAKLDKPVPTHPLFLLKPAASVIGAGEPIRRPRHYAGKIVYEGELGIVIGKRCRDVDMQQAEAAIFGYTLVNDVTAADLLNENPHFPQWCRAKGFDTFCCVGPAIVSGFDWRAARLLTTLDGVERQNYPLADMVFSPAEQVSLISQDLTLEPGDVIACGTSVGVGSIRDGATVSITIDGIGTLTNTLSAAKRDEPQRLGDTAKVV